A single genomic interval of Ramlibacter sp. harbors:
- a CDS encoding MltA domain-containing protein, with protein MVHHTIATSTTMASRASSKIRPMTGFSRLVATLLIVGTLAACGSAPPLPAEAPPPATSAAPPTALPADDTSPLPPPLQQGRSRWTPVRWAELPGFADDALHEAWNAWLKSCERPGPTFAPLCGQIRQLSIGSADDQRAWMMAHLQPYRVAPLSGTSDGLLTGYYEPLLEATRLPDAGHTVPLYRPPAGLATRRPWYTRQEIDTLPEARAALRGREIAWLADPLDALVLQIQGSGRLRITEADGTQRLVRLAFAASNEQPYRSVGGWLLQQGAIRDASWPGIKAWTLQNPQRVNEMLWSNPRTVFFREEPLAEFEAAFGPRGAQGVALTPGRSIAVDRESIPYGTPVWLASSGPVVNLQRLVLAQDTGSAITGAVRADYFAGWGPEAGELAGRLKQPLKLWVLWPK; from the coding sequence ATGGTCCACCACACAATCGCGACCAGCACCACCATGGCCAGCAGGGCTTCAAGCAAAATCAGACCCATGACCGGTTTCTCCAGGCTTGTTGCAACGCTGCTGATTGTAGGAACGCTGGCCGCCTGCGGCAGCGCGCCGCCGTTGCCCGCCGAGGCGCCCCCACCGGCAACGTCTGCTGCGCCGCCAACGGCCTTGCCGGCCGACGACACCTCGCCCCTGCCGCCGCCCCTGCAACAGGGCCGCAGCCGCTGGACGCCCGTGCGCTGGGCCGAACTGCCCGGCTTTGCCGACGACGCGCTGCACGAAGCCTGGAACGCCTGGCTCAAAAGCTGTGAGCGCCCCGGCCCGACCTTTGCCCCGCTGTGCGGGCAGATCCGCCAGCTCAGCATCGGCAGCGCCGACGACCAGCGGGCCTGGATGATGGCGCACCTGCAGCCCTACCGCGTGGCCCCGCTGTCGGGCACCAGCGACGGCCTGCTCACTGGCTACTACGAGCCCCTGCTGGAGGCCACCCGCCTGCCCGACGCTGGCCACACCGTGCCGCTGTACCGCCCGCCCGCCGGCCTGGCGACGCGCCGGCCCTGGTACACGCGCCAGGAAATCGACACGCTGCCCGAAGCCCGGGCCGCGCTGCGCGGGCGCGAGATCGCCTGGCTGGCCGATCCGCTGGACGCGCTGGTGCTGCAGATCCAGGGCTCGGGCCGGTTGCGCATCACCGAGGCCGACGGCACCCAGCGGCTGGTCCGCCTGGCCTTTGCGGCGAGCAACGAGCAGCCTTACCGCAGCGTGGGCGGCTGGCTGCTGCAGCAGGGCGCGATCCGCGACGCCTCATGGCCGGGCATCAAGGCCTGGACGCTGCAGAACCCGCAGCGCGTGAACGAGATGCTCTGGAGCAACCCGCGCACGGTGTTCTTCCGCGAGGAGCCGCTGGCCGAGTTCGAGGCCGCCTTTGGCCCGCGCGGGGCCCAGGGGGTGGCGCTCACGCCGGGCCGCTCCATCGCGGTGGACCGCGAGAGCATTCCCTATGGCACACCGGTCTGGCTGGCATCCAGCGGTCCGGTGGTGAACCTGCAGCGCCTCGTGCTGGCGCAGGACACGGGCAGCGCCATCACCGGCGCCGTGCGGGCCGACTACTTCGCGGGCTGGGGCCCCGAGGCCGGTGAACTTGCCGGGCGGCTCAAGCAGCCGCTCAAGCTGTGGGTGCTGTGGCCCAAATGA